The segment GCTCAATCTGAGGTAACAAGTTTTAATCTGAAAAGCCTCTGTCTATGGTCCAAATAATGCAGGCTTCTTCTAGAGGTATGAAGACGATTGGTCATTCATGAACTCAAAAGTCTCAGGCATTCCCACAAATCACAAATGCATAAATTAATCTAAGGCTCAAGATGATGAACTAAAGCTTGAACAATCCACACAATATTCAAATGAAGAATACACACTTTATTGTAAGCTCATAGAGTTGATCTTAACATTTTATTACTACTATACATATACAAACTTGTtgcctatttttttttttgttctttttaacAAATTCAGAAAATAAATCAGATGATTAAGGTAGAGATTAGGCCGGTCCCATCACTATGTCATTTGCCACTGCAATTCATAGCAAAAAATTAAGCTAAATaagcaaataatatatataacttgaTAATCCAAATACATAACTGAGGAAGAAACAAGACCTTAAGAACAGGCTCTCCTTTGTTAGTATTAGCAGATTGTTTAGCCATTTGCTGTAACTGAGCTTGTGCAGCCCTTCCATGTGCAGACTTTTTAAACTCTTCTTCTCTGCCCgtttcacacacacacacaaaaataaagACATTATTTGCATACAAATTTTCAGACACAAGCTCTGTCTTAATGATCCAAACATGAATTCAAGGTTCTAAATCGGAAAGAAGTAAACTTTCAATAGATATGATTCGGAATCGGGAAGATCAAAAtgaagaggaggagagagagagtaccgTCGCATGGCAGCTTCGGCGGCTCTGGCGCGAGCTTCGGCGGAGGCTTGTCTCTCTTCTTCCTTACGCTGCTTCTTTTGCGTTCCGTTGATGCAACTGAAACAACCCATCGCCGATCAGATTGGTTAATTGATTGACTCTCTTCGCTTGTCTTCTCTGCTATTTTACCAAAGTGACAACGCACGCACGCACGGACGCTGATCGGAGAACTAGACAAAAGAAGACGCGTCTTCTTCTGCCGATAATGGGCTTCTTTCACCGTGTTTTCTTCTACCATAATGGGCTTCCTTAAATGTTTATGGGCTTTTTAAttttagattaattaattaattacgtTCATTTATCTGTAAGTATGTGAGGTTATGGACCTTTTCATTCCTTAAATGCTTATGGgctttttcattttcaatagATTTTACTTATctcaaatgttttaaaatttatctgtATGGTTTTTcaaacatttaaattttattcactGAATAAATATAAGTATGTGAGGTTTATCTTTTTTTGCTACTAATTTTAGCTGGTTTTTCTTTAGAAACATGCATTAGGTTTTGGTGATGAGAGATGTAAAAAcatccacatatatatatatatatatatatatatatatatcaaattttgaagaaacgttttttaaataaaataaaaaataataataacataataGACTTTGAATTTTCAACTACTATTCTATTtgtatttcttatatatttatttttttaaattatttttagatatttgcAATGATGGATAATTGTTCTGATGTTTTCATTGACATTGTATAGTGGCATTCTGTAAAATCTATCTAATTCTTAAAAACAGTTAGCAAACACACTGGGATTGCTTAATTAGCAGTACGTTTTGCTAAAAAGAAACAAGGGAGCATCTCCGTTAGTTTGACAGCATTTTAGCACAAAACATTTAGTGCAAATTGATAAACTTAGCATTGCTAACTCTTATTAAATAGCGAATCAGTTTTACAGGAAGCCGTAAAATAGCAACAAATATAGCTTGTGCAAGTTACTTGCCTGAGACGTTGACCACGAGGTTCAACCATGCATTGACGAATAAGTTTTATCTGCATAGCTTAACTGCTTAAGTCATGTTCAACCAGTGACGAATAAGTTTTATTGGTAGATAAGAACTTGTTGAGAGGATGCTACACTATATAAAGAGAGAAAAGGCTTTGATTTACTTTTAATGCttctaaaacaaaaacacattttaGGGTTCGAACTTGGTAACGTTGTAACAAAAGATctgttattttaaataaaagatatatattcaTTGATATACAACAAATTTTATCCATTAAACTGATGTCTTTCACTTACACAATTACTCACCACTTTCCAAATGTTAGTTATCGTCCAGTTATGAAGGATATATAAGAACCAAAATAAAAGTCATAGAAGACGTCACTCTTCATAGCGTGATGATGTTACAGTTTCATATTATGATGAGTTTGAAAATAATTGtatgcttaaaattaacaaGCAAGTAGAGATTTGCATCATATACAATTAACAACATAATAGAGATCCATCCATAAGCATGCATATACAACAAGTACTATGCTAAGAAGCACTTGagtaaaaaaaaagcaagaatAACTCCTACATGGTTTGTCATGTAATGGAAATAAGAATGAAGCTGTACATGTTTAAGCTGCTTgggagttttaaaatttttaacctaAATATCGTTGTAGTATTAACATCAAAAGGTCTGAAACTTCCAAGGCATAATCATCGATTAATACTCCATAGTTATCTACATCACAAGACAAGCTATATATGTAAAATGGATTCACCTTTGATGAACAAAGCTTGTATACGTACTTGCTAACTCTTTTGAAGGAACGTACATATACTAAAGGGGATCCGCTACAGAACATCATATCAAACAAGGAGAGCATGTGAAGATTCGACCCATATCAATGCTCTAGTTCTCAACCGCTTGAGACGGTGTGAATGAGGTTTCAACCAGCGAAGCCTCTACGCAAGGTCACAAGCCAATGGTTTAGAGGTAGATAAGTAGCCGTAGGCTATATAAAGTTAAGAACTTTGTTGAGAGAGAACGAACAAAAACAACATGTGCATATTCTACCACCATCCCAGGTATTTTTTCACTCACCTGAGACTTGTGTTTCAACATTTTTCTAATTAATACATTAAAGTAAGGAAGTTTAagttaaaaatgttatttacaaatttgtattgaaatataaaatgatacttttgtgaaacaaaattaaaatcttaaaatatcatttttgtaaAATGGAAAGAGATTTTACAATCTTGGTATGTTGACTCTAATTCTGCAATAATGACTAAagacttttaaaatatagtagttGCCAAATAATTAGTCAAATATGCATATTAATTAGTCAATACATTCTCTTTATGTACATTAAATGTTTTCAACTAATATAAAATCCTTCTATACATATACTTTTTCCTATAAATATACTGTGCACGACCATGGTTATTAAGACACAAACCTAAAAAAACTATCAGAAAccaaacaccctagttcctaAACAATGAAACATACAAAGGGAAAGCAAAAGATCGAGATGAAAAAAGTTGAATCCTACAAAGCCAGAAGGACTACTTTTTACAAACGTAAAGCTGGGATTTTTAAGAAGATGAACGAGATCATTGCAGAATGCGGTGTGGAAGCATCTTTCTTGGTGTTCCCTGAATCCGGATATCCTCGTACATTCGCACACCCGTCTATGGAAGATGCTGTTGATCGAGTAAAGTgctctttgggacatgaaccaTCTGGGAAAGACGATGCCAGTATTGGATCACTAGTGGAAGCTCATAAGAAGCGAAAGAATGAGGAGCTCGCGAAAAAATTGTGTGATCTCCATGAGGAGCTAAAAATGGCGGAGGAGAAGGAAAAGAAGATGGtggagaaaaagaaaattaaggaATTGAAAAATGAGTGGCCGAATACTCTAAATGAAGGCGTGAACAAGGATGAGTTGAAGCGGGTGCACCAAGCCTTTGTGGAGTTAAGTTATAGCTTATCAGGTAAGGCTTTACAGAGGTTGGGAAAAAATGGTGATGGTTCGTCTTCTGCTCTTGCAGAACGTGGATATTGTGATGGTGGCGAAGCAGGAGCGGGTGAACAAACTTGATTTAATCTAATTCAgttgttgcaaaaaaaaaaaaaaatctaatccaATTTGAATTTCTGTTTATgttatttttgaatttgaatttgaatttgaatttcTGTTTTTATCTAATCCAATTTGAATTTCTGTTTATgttatttttgaatttgaatttgaatttcTGTTTTTATCTAATCCAATTTGAATCTctgtttttatgttattttcctTTGTCGTTGTCTTAATAGATCTTGTTATATAATTGGTGTAATTAATCATGGACTATTCATCTAAGCTAGTCGCATTGTCTTTAGAATTGCATTTTAAATTTGACTAGCTTGACTCGTGCGTCCGCacggatatttattttttgttcttatATATTCTAATCTTTGGTAATGTTATCAACTTCTTTTTTTGTGTTCATGTTGTAGATTAATATGTTATTTAGTTTTGACATTTGTGTATCATGTTCAATACGTTTAGCTTCCAcattattagaaattttgtttttacgTTCTTCAGACTTTTATtcaatttattttgatatattaaacaacaaaatgtaaatattagaGATCTAGATatacttttaagttttattaaattacattccaaatattttgatttaaatatatatatatatatatatatatatatatatatatatatatatatatatatatatatatatatataaagttcatatctaatctatttgatttttttaaataaatacatgTCTAGAGTTTGATTTGTGCGCCGACGCGGCTATTTATTTTAACTTGTAAAATCATTGTTACCTTATAAACTATTCGTAATTACTGGATATTAAACTGTGATCAAACAATATTAGACTATTGTTTGATTATTATCGTATTGAATGTATTagcatcaaaaataaaagattactAATACATTCaagtataatatattattttgtttctactaattttatattatgcTCAAACCCTAATATTTAAAAAGGTAATTTTCTCAATatcattttttaaagtttttatcacCAAAATGTcttcaaagaagaaaaagattaaAAGACATTTGAGATAAAGGAGGTAAAAAAGACTCTTCAgtggtttttaatatataaatataaattaatttaggaAATTTCTCAATTTTACATGTTAAAATtagtaaaaactaaaacatgcaattatagaaaaatataaaacggGCTATTATTGgaaatttctctattttaaatgttaaaattagtaattatatcaatattataaatggacaacttattttttgacaaaaatatatgctcaatatttattaaatattaaaaaggagtcatattgattttatatattaatatgtgTATTAAATGTTTTTAGTTCATATAAAACAGCTAgcaatacaaaattttattcgAATTTTTTCGTTTATGTCGAATTTATGTTACTCACatagaaaattataatattttttcagtttagttattgtaaattataaaaatagattatttatttttacctgaatattttttaaattaaaaaaaattggaatgaTATTTAGGAGTAATCACACATAGGATCTACGTGGTCTATctttttggaaaataataatGGCAATGTAGTTTATTTAGAtgagaataaaatattaatcgtgttttagatttacatGGCaatatagttttaataatagcGGAATATATGGCAAGATAATAAACACGTTTTTGGATTTATATGGCAATGTAGTTAATTAAAGCGAAATATATGTTAGAGAATCACGTTTTGGATTTGCATGGCaagataataaatattatttgtgtatgtgtaatttacatatttaattagataatcTTTAATTAAAAGGAGTGGCATGAAATGGTAAATATTGAGTAAAACTCAGGGTTAAGTATAAAATGTActcatattttaatagattagatgtttATAATCTTTTAGAACTTAAAAGGCTAAAACCATAATGGTGTAATTAATTTCCTATTCGTTTCCGTTATTCAGACTTTTTTTCTTCGGAACAGCTGAATTATCATAGAAATTAGGCTCATGCCCAAATAAAGTTCATGTTACAGAGTGCAGCCTTAGCCACACAATTAGCAGGCCCATTATGCTCTCtagaaacaaagaagaaaaaaaaacagaaaataaaagaagcaTATAGGGTTTCGATGTCCTATAGAATTCCGTAAAAACGATAGCTCTGACGATCCCGAGGGAGTCTGATCGAATCCAGACTTTAGTGTGTCCAGGGTGAATCGCGTGGGATAGGGCCGATCACCAATCTTTCCGTGAGGAGAAGTGATTTCACACAAGATTGTGCTTGGAAACCTTGCTGTGGAGGGACGTTTGGTACTGTGAAGATCCAGCCGAGTCATGTTTCCTTTGTTGATGGGTTCCAAGCAGCGTCCGAGTTACACAGTACGGTCCATGTCGGGATCGAGGGAATCTGTGGTTGCATCGGAGCTTTGATCTGGTCGTACATACCATATATGATGCACTTCAGACAGAGACCAAGGCGCAGGGGCGGAGGCAGTGTAACCAGTGTTTGAGGTGTGGGCCAGATGACCCcactatttttaaaacaatatatatgttatttcaaaaaataatttatttattcattgACATACGACAATCGCATCCCTTAAACTAATGTCTTTCAACTAATGTCTTTCACTTACAAAACCACTTCCCACTTTCCAAATCGTAGTTATCCAGCTACAAAGAATTAAGATAAGAACCAAAATGAAAGCCACTGAAAACGTTACTCTTCCATAGTGTGATGATGTTACACTTTTATAATATGACGAGCTTGAAATTGATTGTAAGCGTAAAATTAAAAGGCAACCAGAGATTTGCATTATATCATATACATTAACAACAAAATAGAGATCCATCGATAAGCATATACCACAAGTACTATGCCATGAAGCACTACTTGAGTGTTGAGTCAAACAAGCGTGAATCAATCCCACATTGCTTGTTATTTAATGGAAATAAGAATGAAGCGTGTACGTATTTAAGCGGCTTTGggagttttaatatttttaacctaaactagattttgacccgcccttTAAAGGGCgagtatattttttatttcaatttttttattatttcaagaAATTTGGTTTTAGATACAACCGGAAAACTataatcataatttaaaataagtttGTGTCTACAAATTTTTGTACAAAAACCATTAAAGCTGCAACGGTAATCCAAAATTCTTAAAATACTGGAgacatttgaaatattttttgggATTTTAATCAAAGATTTAAACACAGGtaattttatgttaaatttCAGTATTTGTTcatgtattataaaatttatatgtcatttttggtttctatttttgaattttgaaaattataaggtatattttagtatatagaaTTTTATGATTTAAACGGATAGTCAAAGCCAAACCAAACCCGTAAAATATGAActgaaacaaaatttataaatatctaaatgAGATGTAAATCACTACTTCCAAAAATTTGAAACCTGAATATGCTTAAACAAAAAATTTTGACCCGCCCTATAtcttttgtttcaatttttctgtattatttcaaaaaatttagttaTCATAATACTAATTTAGTATtatgataaaacaaaaaaaatttaaattagtatTATGATTAAAAGTTTTGAAACTTCCTAGCCATAATCATCGGTTACTTTATAGTTATCTACATCACATGACAAGCTATATATGTAAAATGGATTCACCATTTCACCTTTGATGAACAAAGCTTGTATACGTACTGGCTAAGTCTTTTGAAGGAACGTACAAACATTAAAGGGATCCACGACAGAATATCAAACAATTAAGCGAGAGCATGTCCAGATTCTACCTATATCAATGCTCTAGTTCTCACCGGCTTGAGACGGTGTGCATTAGTTTCAACCAGTACTTGAAGACTCTACACAAGGCCACAAGCCAATGTAAAGCAGAACATTCGTATGATACGATTGACAAATTGATTAAAGGATAGATAAGTAggctatatatatacaattaagaACTTAGTTGAGAGGAACGAACAAAAACAATATGTGCATATTCACCACCATCCCACATCTTTCTGTCACTCGCTTCAGCTTGTGCACAAGTTTCAACCATCAATTGATGAAACACAATCTtagcaaaataaaaattgatgaAACATTACACAATTGCtgaaaggagagagagagagatataggATGTGGTATTATGATCTGTAGACAATCGAAGAATTATAGGCGTAGATATTGAGAGACTAGAGAAAATTGAGCTACTATATAAAGAGATAGAAGATgactttgaaaaatattttaacccTATATATAGAAAATCACATTTTAGGGTAGAAAACATTGTAACCAAAGATTTTCTTATCTTAATTAGAAGATACTCTTCTCTTACTCGGTAGATTACAATAATCTTAGCACATTCTAGCTTGGGTTGACACATTGTAACCAAAgattttcttgtcttttttttacTAAGATTTTCTTATCTTAATTAGAATATTTTCTCCTCTTAGTACTCATTAGAATACACCAATCGATCTTATCCCTGGAACTAATGTAAGTGCCACATCATCAACTATATCTGAAAATATATGGTTTTATCACCTAGGCATTGATCGGCAGAACATTAGCATTAACATTAACATTAGCAGTAGCAGTATGCTGCAAGAGatatatttttactaaactGTTTAATATGATGATTGGTAGAGCAGTATGAGTATGCTACttaaaactattataaaattaatatattattataaaaattagtatataatatataaaatatttatttttaatgaatatatttctaatatatatatatatatatatatattaacatataaaatttaaaagatatataattaatttattttatttaataattttgaaattatgtttatattgaaaaatattattttaaaataaattttataattaaaatatctttttttaaaaataatttttcacatttaaaataaattaaattatattttaaatgtgaaatgctattaaaaatatttttattgtagtttaattttagaaatcaaaattttattttgtggatatgaaaataatttatgatattattaaataaaataatagcaaTGTAGTTAATTAAAGCGAAATATATGTTAGAGAATCACGTTTTGGATTTGCATggcaaaataataaatattatttgtgtatgtgttatatttaattagataatcTTTAATTAAAAGGAGTGGCATGGAATGGTAAATATTGAGTAAAACTAAGGGTTAAGTACAAAATGTActcctattttaatagattagatgtttATAATCTATTCAGACTTAAAAGGCTAAAACCATAATGGTGTAATTAATTTCATATTCGTTTCCGCTATCCAgacctttttttttctgaacagcTGAGTTATCATAGAAATTAGGCTTATGTCCAAATGCAGTTCATGTTACAGAGTGCAGCCTTAGCCACACAATTAGCGGGCCCATTCTGCTCTCTAGAAACAAaggagaaaaaaacataaaataaaagaagCATATAGGGTTTCGATATCCTATCGAATTCCGTAAAAACGATAGCTCTGACGATCCCGAGGGAGTCTGATCGAATCCAGACTTTAGTGTGTCCAGGGTGAATCGCGTGGGATAGGGCCGATCGCCAATCTTTCCGTGAGGAGAGGTGATTTCACACAAGTGCTTGGAAACCTTGCTGTGGAGGGACGTTTGGTACTGTGAAGATCCAGCCGAGTCATGTTTCCTTTGTTGATGGGTTCCAAGCAGCGTCCGAGTTACACAGTACGGTCCATGTCGGGATCGAGGGAATATGTGGTTGCATCGGAGCTTTGATCTGGTCGTACATACCATATATGATGCACTTCAGACAGAGACCAAGGCGCAGGGGCGGAGGCAGTGTAACCAGTGTTTGAGGTGTGGGTCAGATGACCccactattttttaaaaaaatatatgttatttcaaaaaataatttatttattcattgATATACGACAATCGCATCCCTTAAACTAATGTCTTTAACTTACAAAACCACTTCCCACTTTCCAAATCGTAGTTATCCAGCTACAAAGAATTAAGATAAGAACCAAAATGAAAGCCACTGAAAACGTTACTCTTCCATAGTGTGATGATGTTACACTTTTATAATATGACGAGCTTGAAATTGATTGTATGCTTAAAATTAAAAGGCAACCAGAGATTTGCATTATATCATATACATTAACAACAAAATAGAGATCCGTCGATAAGCATATACCACAAGTACTATGCCATGAAGCACTACTTGAGTGTTGAGTCAAACAAGCGTGAATCAATCCCACATTGCTTGTTATTTAATGGAAATAAGAATGAAGCATGTACATATTTAAGCGGCTTTGggagttttaatatttttaacctAAATACCATTTTAGTATTATGATTAAAAGTTTTGAAACTTCCTAGCCATAATCATCGGTTACTTTATAGTTATCTACATCACATGACAAGCTATATATGTAAAATGGATTCACCTTTGATGAACAAAGCTTGTATACGTACTGGCTAACTCTTTGGAAGGAACGTACAAATATTAAAGGGATCCACGACAGAATATCAAACAATTAAGCGAGAGCATGTCCAGATTCTACCTATATCAATGCTCTAGTTCTCACCGGCTTGAGACGGTGTGCATTAGTTTCAACCAGTACTTGAAGACTCTACACAAGGCCACAAGCCAATGTAAAGCAGAACATTCGTATGATACGATTGACAAATTGATTAAAGGATAGATAAGTAggctatatatatacaattaagaACTTAGTTGAGAGGAACGAACAAAAACAATATGTGCATATTCACCACCATCCCACATCTTTCTGTCACTCGCTTCAGCTTGTGCACAAGTTTCAACCATCAATTGATGAAACACtatcttagcaaaaaaaaaaaaattgatgaaacATTACACAATTGCTGaagggagagaaagagagatataGGATGTGGTATTATGATCTGTAGACAATCGAAGAATTATAGGCGTAGATATTGAGAGACTAGAGAAAATTGAGCTACTATATAAAGAGATAGAAGATgactttgaaaaatattttaacccTATATATAGAAAATCACATTTTAGGGTAGAAAACATTGTAACCAAAGATTTTCTTATCTTAATTAGAAGATACTCTTCTCTTACTCGGTAGATTACAATAATCTTAGCACATTCTAGCTTGGGTTGACACATTGTAACCAAAgattttcttgtcttttttttacTAAGATTTTCTTATCTTAATTAGAAGATTTTCTCCTCTTAGTACTCATTAGAATACACCAATCGATCTTATCCCTGGAACTAATGTAAGTGCCACATCATCAACTATATCTGAAAATATATGGTTTTATCACCTAGGCATTGATCGGCAGAACATTAGCATTAACATTAACATTAGCAGTAGCAGTATGCTGCAAGAGatatatttttactaaactGTTTAATATGATGATTGGTAGAGCAGTATGAGTATGCTACttaaaactattataaaattaatatattattataaaaattagtatataatatataaaatatttatttttaatgaatatatttctaatatatatatatatatatatatatatatatattaacatataaaatttaaaagatatataattaatttattttatttaataattttgaaattatgtttatattgaaaaatattattttaaaataaattttataattaaaatatctagttttaaaaataatttttcacatttaaaataaattaaattatattttaaatgtgaaatactattaaaaatatttttattgtaatttaatttttgaaatcaaaattttattttgtggatatgaaaataatttatgatactattaaataaaataaatgaattaattatatattttacttagttttataaattataaatgcaaATGCTCTTCTAAAAACTTCATATGAGAGCACTGGCTAGAAAGCATTTAGAGAGCATTAACATTTAGTAAATGATTCTATAAATGATTTTCTAACAATTATTGATTGAATAATGTATAGCATAATGTTAATGCTAATGTTCTACTAATCAAGGCCTAAGTTActaataaattagtttttttattcGAT is part of the Brassica rapa cultivar Chiifu-401-42 chromosome A09, CAAS_Brap_v3.01, whole genome shotgun sequence genome and harbors:
- the LOC103837507 gene encoding uncharacterized protein LOC103837507 isoform X2 codes for the protein MGCFSCINGTQKKQRKEEERQASAEARARAAEAAMRREEEFKKSAHGRAAQAQLQQMAKQSANTNKGEPVLKWQMT
- the LOC103837616 gene encoding agamous-like MADS-box protein AGL61, encoding MKHTKGKQKIEMKKVESYKARRTTFYKRKAGIFKKMNEIIAECGVEASFLVFPESGYPRTFAHPSMEDAVDRVKCSLGHEPSGKDDASIGSLVEAHKKRKNEELAKKLCDLHEELKMAEEKEKKMVEKKKIKELKNEWPNTLNEGVNKDELKRVHQAFVELSYSLSGKALQRLGKNGDGSSSALAERGYCDGGEAGAGEQT
- the LOC103837507 gene encoding uncharacterized protein LOC103837507 isoform X1, which gives rise to MGCFSCINGTQKKQRKEEERQASAEARARAAEAAMRREEEFKKSAHGRAAQAQLQQMAKQSANTNKGEPVLKVLFLPQLCIWIIKLYILFAYLA